In Brachyspira pilosicoli, the genomic window ATTATTCTATTTTTTTGTTGTATATAATTATTAAAAAAAGTGATATTAAATCTTCTAAATCAAAAAATCTAACAGAGATTATAAAAGAGTTTATCAATATTAATATAAAAAATACTATTGATAATTTATTTACGGTTCATATAATAATGGAGTAGGTGTCTTTCTAAAAGATTTTTTTAATTTGTAGGATTATCCGATTTTTATTTCATAAGTTTCAGATAGATAATTAATAAATAAGTCCAAAATAATAGGGTCTAATTTTATTTCTTCTGCCATTAGTTTATTTTTTATATAAATTAATACATCTTCAACCTTTTCTTTTTTCTTTGAGTTCATAAATAGCAATACATCAAATATATCTATTATTTCTAATATTTTTGAAGGTACATAAGCATATACTTCGCCTTTTATGAAATCTTCTGCTTCAAATGATAATATATTATCTGGATATTTATTATTTAAAAACTGTTTTATTAGATTGTTTTTTGAATACTCATAATAATCATGATGAAGCCCCACTAATAATGATACATCATTTTGAAAGTTTAAAGTTTTCTTTATAAAATTATATCCTTTTAATGCATGCAAGTCTTGGTTATTGTCTGTATCTTTTAGAAAATTATTCATAGGTACTGAATCAAATATTTTTAATAAACCTATATCATGATATAATGAGCCTATAGAAAAATTAATGATTTCAGTGTTAGTAAATTTTCTTATTCCAAATTTAAATACTCTCTCTAAATTATCTATAGGTATATCGCTTTCAAAATGTGATATAACCTTTTTATATTTATCCATATATTTGTTTTTATATTCTAATCTCAATTTGTTAGAAAGTCTATTTTTAAACTCTTTATTATAATAATGCATAAACTCTATCATCATTATACTAACTCTATTACTGTGCGATATCATATTGATGTCTTGAAAATCATGATTATCAAAAATATAATTAAAAATATGATTATGCTCTAAATAGGAAACAATGCTGCTCATTATGTTATATATATACATATCCTTTTTATCTACTTTATTTCCTATAACTATAGATTTTTTTATTGCCTGTATATATTTTATAAAATCAGTTCTTATTAATATTCCTATATCACTTAATATTCTATCTATTAAATACAATATATCTATATTAGCATTTTCCGTGGATTTTAATATAGATTTTAGTTTATCAACATTTGGTTCTAAAAATAAAAAACGCTTTTCATATTTTTCTTTACAAATTTTTTTTAAAGTATCGTTATTTTCATTTTTTAGCTTATTTGAATATGGTATGCAATTTAAATAAATATGATAAAAATATTCAGCTTCATTAAATGTTTCTTTATCAGATATTTCTTTCTCATCTAACAGTACATTAGTATAAAATTTTGAATTTTTTAATAAAATATTATTATTCTTTATTTCATCTATAAATATATCAATAGACTTACCTTCAAAATAAGTGACTATTCCATTCATATTTTGGCATTTTACAGTAATGTCATCATTATATATTTTTGTCTTTGATTTTATTATGGTTTCAAATTCTATTTCATAGTATTTATTATCCATAATTTATTCCATCATATTTAATATTTCTTCTATATGTTTTAATTGTCTGTCTGCTGTTTTATTATAATCTATCTCTCCAAGCGCTATTTTGTATGCTTTGTCTATTAAGTTATCCATTTCTAACTTTGATTTATTTTTCATTACTTTTTGAGCCAAATCTTTGGTGACAGCCCATCTTTCTTTAGCTAAATTATAAAAATAAACAGCATATTCAAAACTCTTTTTTATATCTTCATCAAATTGTGAATTATAAAAATAATAATTTTGTTTATCATAAAGACCTGCTAAATATATATAATTTTGAGTAATAAGATAATTAAATTGCATATGCATAAGGTCTTTATATTTAGTATAAGCTTCTTCTGTTTCTATTATTGTCAATGCTCTGTTTACAAAATCAAAAGGTGCATTTAATGCTCTTTCTAAATAATCTACATTTCTAAGCAAATCATATTCAGCATAATAAGATGGGAGTGAATAGAGTCTATAATAGTCTTCAGCATAAACTATATAACCATAATCTTTTTTTTCTATTATGGTGGAGCGTTTCATATCTATTTTAGGGTATAGATTGCTAATAGATAAAATTATAAATAATATAATTAATTTTTTCATAAGTCTTATTATATGATATCGGTATAAAAATACAATTCTTTATTACAATTAAATTTTTGATTTATTTTATTATTATTATATTTTTTTGTTATATATAATTACAGTTGATAAATTTTTATAGTTTTTGTAATATTAATATATGAAAAGATTTTTATTGTTGTTATTTATTAGTATTTTTTCTTATGATTTGTTTCCATATATAGAAGATACTACTAATTTTGAAAATATAGAAGATACTACTAATCATTTTTTTGATAGTTATTTGATTATTAGAAAGAATGATATTAAATCTTCTAAGTCTAAAAATTTAGCAGAAATTATAAAAGAGTTTAGTAATATTAATATAAAAAATAAAAAGGTATATTCACAATCTACTTTTATAATTAATGGGAAAAGATTAAATGATGAAGAGAAGAAGATATATTTATTTTTGTATGATAAAAATAATATAGATTCTATTGATATAAGATATAATATTTATGATGGAAATATAATTTATAATATAGTTACTTCTAGATATTCTCAGGGAGAAGAATTAATTTATAAAAATATTTTAGAAGGTGTTTCTTTAGAGCTTACGAATCAAAAAATATCTTATAAGAAAGTAGAGACCAATTCAAGTAAAACTTATGGAAAAATAAATGTATTTAATTATAATATAAAAAAAGATGATAACTCTCTTAATTTTAAATTAGATACATCTGGAGAGGAGAAAGGCTTTAGCGGCAGAAAGAGTAAAAATGCAGATTTGAGAACATATTTAAAAAGCGATGTTAGTTTTAATTTAAAGCCTATTGATGGGATAAGTTTTACTGGTAAATATTTTTTGGATTTGCAAACAGATATTGGCTTAATTGGACAAAATGAAACAAATAATATAAAAAATCAAAATATATATCAAGGCGGCACTTTAGGTGTAAAATTTAACCCTATTGATTTTATAATAATAGAAAGTATGTATTTTGTAACAGGCAAAAAAGATACTTTAACTATTACAAATAATCGTTATTTAATGGCACAAGGAAATAAAACAAGCATTACTTTCAATATACCATTAGCTTCTATTAATTCAAGCATTAGACTAAAGGGTAATTATTCCTATCTTTCTGGAGAAAATACATATAATTTAAGTGTTAATAATAATTCACTTCCAGGTCTTCCAAAACATCAATTTAATACTTCTGTAGAATATGTTTATGGTGTTAATTTAAATTATGAATATGCTTTGATGTTTAATGTGCAGTATATAGGAGATGATTATAATAATACTACTAAAAGTGATACAGACAAAGCTTATACAACTTTTGATTTAATATCTTCTTTTAATTATAAAAAGACAGTTTCTTTAAAATGCGGAGTAAAAAATATTCTCGATATAAAATATGAAACTATAAAGGGCTATCCTATATCAAGCAGAGAATATTTTGCTGATATTACGGTAATTTTTTAACCCTTTATAGTTATTTATTATTTTAATTAAATATTAATACATGAAAAGTTAAATAGCTTGCAAATAAACACCATAAAATATATGGTATTAATATATAGCTTGCTGCTTTAGATATAGTTTTGAATTTCATTATGGTAATTATAATAAGTATATCCAAAATTATTATTTCTATAAAACCAAACAATGGACTTTTTAATCCAAAGAATATATAAGTCCAAAACATATTCAAAATAAATTGAATAATAAAAAGAAATATATAATTTTTTATTTTTTTCTTTATTTCTAAATCTTGTTCATCTATATATTTATTTATTATAATGGCTATTGAAATACCCATTAACACATATAATATACTCCAAGCTATAGGAAATATTATATTTGGCGGGTTGAGCGGAGACCTATTTAAAGAATTGTACCATGAGAAATTGTCTGCTTTAACAGATATTCCAGCTAAATATCCCATAAACAAACAAATAGCAATAGTTATAATAGGAATTATAAAGTATCTTTTTTTCATTTTATACTCCTTATAATTATTTCATATTATAATTATAACAAAAATATAAAAATTTCAAAAGAATTATAATTCATATATTTGTAATTTTAGTTTATTATTTATCCTCTTTTAGAGTTTTATTATATTTTTCAGATAAATGTATTTCCATCAAATCTTCTAATTTTTTGTTTGTATAATAGTTAGCTTTTGCTTTAGCGACAATATCCATAGTCTCTTTTTTTGGTATTTTAATTGCTTCTCCAGAAAAAACATTATAATTATTATACATTATCTTTAGAGTTTTATATGCCATTAATGCTGCTATCAAACAAAAGTGTCTATATCCGAGAGCTTTTTTTTCTATTTCCATTATATATTTTATAGTATTTTCAAAATCGTCCATGGCATTATCAACCATCTTATTTAAAATTTCTAAGGCTTTGTCCTTATAAGTTTCATCTTGGAAATACGATGCTATATTATCATCATTAAATAAATTTTTAGGCCAAAATATTCTGTTTTCTTTAAAATCATTTCTCACATCTTTTATAATATTTACTTTTTGGAGAAATCTTCCAAACTTTTTTGCTTTTTCTTTGTCAAGCGGCAGATTATCTAAAGCCCTAACAAGTTCAGTTAAATATACTCCAACCGTACCGGCAACATAATAACAATAATCATTTAAATCTTCAAAATTATTTATACTATGATCTTGATAATATATCATTCCATAACCCATTTCATTTAAATATGATATAGACATGTTTTTTATATGAGAATCAAAACCAAAAAAAGTTTTTAATACTAAATCTATATTTTCTATCAATATTTTGTCATTCTCATTTATTGTTTTTTCTAATACTATATATTTAAAATTATCAAGATTTTTAATATTTTCTAAACTTGAAGATTTTAATATGTTAATAAATCCTGTTATTAAAGTTTCTTTATCATTGATATTATGCATAGAATCTTCTATAGTATCTATAATTCTTGCTAATAAATATTGCACTTCCACTTTAGATTTTTTATTTTTATCTAATAGAGGTATAGTTAGAGCAAAGCTTCTTGATACTAAATCAAGTAAATATTTGTTTGTAATTTTTGTTCCCATGTTTTTTCTCTTATATTTTTTCTAATAATGTTACGCAATGTACAGCTACAGCTTTACCTTCGCCTACAGCGTCCATTTTTTCATTTGTCTTAGCTTTAATAGAAATATTATCTATATTAGTATTAAGGATTTTTGATAGGTTTTCTCTCATTAAATCTATAAAGTCTCTCATTTTAGGTTTTTCTATAATGATGGTAATATCAGTATTTGATAGATAGTAATTTTTTTCTTTCATTATTGAAATAGTTTGTTTTAATAGCTCCATAGAAGATATATCTTTATATTTTTCATCATTATCAGGGAAATGGCTTCCTATATCCCCTAAAGCTAATGCTCCGAATATAGAATCTATTAGTGCATGTATTAGAGCATCGGCATCTGAATGACCTTTTAATCCTAAATGATATGGTATTTCTATCCCTGCTAAAATTAATTTGCGATTCTCTTGAAATATGTGCGAATCATATCCATATCCTATTCTCATTGTTTTTCCTAAAAATATAATATTTCTAAAATTATATACAAAATTTTATAAATTGTCAAAATAATATATTTTTACTTAAACAAAAAATAAGCCATTATTTTGTTAATGGCTTATTTAATCTAAGAAAAATATGAAAAAGTTTTATTTACCTGTACTTGTTATTATAGTAGCTGTATCTTCAATTTTGCTTTCAGGTATTTTTATTAATCTCAAGTCAAACATTACCATAAACATACAAGGCAAGAATATGAGTGTAAGAAGAGAAGCAAACAAAAGCCCATAAGCTAATGCCATAACTATAGGAATAATAATGTCAGCCCTGCCTCCTATACCATAAACAGTAGGTAAAAGTCCGACTACAGTAGTAACGGTAGTTAAAAATACCGGACGAAGACGCTGCTTAGCTCCTTCAACAATAGCCTTTGCCACTCCTTTTTTACCGCCCTCAACGCCTTCATCTATAATTTTGTTAATCAAGTCAACAAGTATGATACCATTGTTTACAACAACACCCGCCAAACCAATAATACCTACAACACCCATGAATGATAAAGGCATTCTGTGAATAGCAAATCCAAGAAGTACTCCAATTAAACCAAATGGAATAATTATCATTATCATGATAGGCTGTATGAATCTGTTTAACTGAAGTAGTAATACAATATATACGAATATGAAAGCCATAGCAAAACTGAAAGCTAATTGTTTTAATGCTTTTACAGTTTCTTTAGCCTCACCACCGAACTCTAATTTTAATCCTCTATAGTTTTTTGAAAAATCTTTATATTTCTCTCTAACAGCATTCATAACCTGCTGAGAAGTATTTTTACCATATTCTATACCAGCTGTGATTGTTATAGTTCTTTCGCCGTTGTAGTGTTTTAAAGTGGCAAGACCGTCTGCTTTTTCAATAGTTGCTAAGTTTTTAAGATAAATTAATCTTCCGCTAGAATTTGGTATTAATAAATTTTCTAAATATTTTGTATCATAAGTATATTTATCATCAAATTGTACTCTAAAGTTTAGTTTATTCTCAAGCTCTTGTATATATGTAGCCTCTGTACCATAGTATGCAGTTCTCACTTCATTAGCAACACCAGCAACATTTACACCAAGTTCAGCTATCTTGTCATAATCAAACATAACTCTCAATTCTTCTTTACCAACCTTATCATCATCATCAATATCTATAACACCCGGTACAGTAGCTAAATATGCTTCAATATCTTCTTTAGCTTTTTTAGCAAGTTCAGTATCATTACCAACTATCCTAATATCTACAGGGTCCCCAGGGTCTACACTTCCTTTTGTATTCATAGTAAATACAGGAACAGTTTGTCTAATATCTGTTTTATCTATTTCCTGATTTATTAAAGCAACAAGCTCATCAGCAGTTCTATCTCTCTCTGCAGCAGGAACTAAATAAACCATAATACCCGCTAAGCTTCCTTTCTCTTCAGAAACAACCTCTTGGTCAACTTGCTTACCAACAAGAGAGTATAAAGCAACAAGTTCTTCAGGTTTTACAACTCTCGCAACAGCATCTTCTATTTTAGCTATGCTTTCTGTTGTAACTTCTTTTGTAGTACCAGTAGGCATTTCTATGTTAATTACTATTGTGTCTGCACTTGTATCATAAATAAGTACGAAGTTTTTGAAACTATTTTGTGCTAAGAATATAGAAGCTATAAACATAACTACAAAAAAACCTATTACTATGTATCTTACTTTTATTAATTTTTCTAATGCAGCACCGAAAGGTATCTTCATTTTATCAAATAAAGCATCTTTGTCGAAATCGAGAGGATTTTTAAATTTGCTTTTCTTTTTAGGTTTGTATGATTTATATTTATCTTCTTTATCTTGTAATTGGTTTGGAAGGAGTAAAGTAGCTTGAAGCATACTAACAACAAGAGTGAATATTACTATTCTAGGGAAAAGATTCAATATTTTACCCATTATACCGCTTATTGTAAGCATAGGGAAAAATGCTGCAACAGTTGTAAGTGTTGAAGCAAGCATCGGCATAACAACATCGCTTACAGCAAGTCTTGTAGCTTCAAGTCCTTTATATCCAGCATTTTTAAAGTTAAATATATTTTCAGATACTACTATTGAGTTGTCTAC contains:
- a CDS encoding phosphohydrolase → MDNKYYEIEFETIIKSKTKIYNDDITVKCQNMNGIVTYFEGKSIDIFIDEIKNNNILLKNSKFYTNVLLDEKEISDKETFNEAEYFYHIYLNCIPYSNKLKNENNDTLKKICKEKYEKRFLFLEPNVDKLKSILKSTENANIDILYLIDRILSDIGILIRTDFIKYIQAIKKSIVIGNKVDKKDMYIYNIMSSIVSYLEHNHIFNYIFDNHDFQDINMISHSNRVSIMMIEFMHYYNKEFKNRLSNKLRLEYKNKYMDKYKKVISHFESDIPIDNLERVFKFGIRKFTNTEIINFSIGSLYHDIGLLKIFDSVPMNNFLKDTDNNQDLHALKGYNFIKKTLNFQNDVSLLVGLHHDYYEYSKNNLIKQFLNNKYPDNILSFEAEDFIKGEVYAYVPSKILEIIDIFDVLLFMNSKKKEKVEDVLIYIKNKLMAEEIKLDPIILDLFINYLSETYEIKIG
- a CDS encoding TspO/MBR family protein, coding for MKKRYFIIPIITIAICLFMGYLAGISVKADNFSWYNSLNRSPLNPPNIIFPIAWSILYVLMGISIAIIINKYIDEQDLEIKKKIKNYIFLFIIQFILNMFWTYIFFGLKSPLFGFIEIIILDILIIITIMKFKTISKAASYILIPYILWCLFASYLTFHVLIFN
- a CDS encoding efflux RND transporter permease subunit, with amino-acid sequence MERIIVFFAKKTMLVNIIVMAVLFVGGYYYFNLRKESIPSTDLDMMLIAVTYPGATPLDVEQNAVIPIEEQLQGISGIDEYNTTIIENAAIIIVKLDETIPNRQPVKDEIFRQMQNIPDLSEDVEEVTTYDLNPNKMSIYTLAVHFKEGMEGDERELFDVSQRLENELVRLDGVSEIRINGRTDPEVKVYVDPIKMQENYISLSDVVNALSIRNVRATGGDMESGGKEQTVVTFGEFQTPSEASNVIIRSTFNGQRVRVNDIARIEEGFEEKTTLMRVNRASGYSLDIVKNENADILKTIKTVNQYLAENADIIPDNIQVSVMGDKSRTINSLLSIVTSNLIQGFIIIFITLIIFLDFKSAMFTSLGMVVTMFACFIYMQVAGITFNTMSLAAIITVLGMIVDNSIVVSENIFNFKNAGYKGLEATRLAVSDVVMPMLASTLTTVAAFFPMLTISGIMGKILNLFPRIVIFTLVVSMLQATLLLPNQLQDKEDKYKSYKPKKKSKFKNPLDFDKDALFDKMKIPFGAALEKLIKVRYIVIGFFVVMFIASIFLAQNSFKNFVLIYDTSADTIVINIEMPTGTTKEVTTESIAKIEDAVARVVKPEELVALYSLVGKQVDQEVVSEEKGSLAGIMVYLVPAAERDRTADELVALINQEIDKTDIRQTVPVFTMNTKGSVDPGDPVDIRIVGNDTELAKKAKEDIEAYLATVPGVIDIDDDDKVGKEELRVMFDYDKIAELGVNVAGVANEVRTAYYGTEATYIQELENKLNFRVQFDDKYTYDTKYLENLLIPNSSGRLIYLKNLATIEKADGLATLKHYNGERTITITAGIEYGKNTSQQVMNAVREKYKDFSKNYRGLKLEFGGEAKETVKALKQLAFSFAMAFIFVYIVLLLQLNRFIQPIMIMIIIPFGLIGVLLGFAIHRMPLSFMGVVGIIGLAGVVVNNGIILVDLINKIIDEGVEGGKKGVAKAIVEGAKQRLRPVFLTTVTTVVGLLPTVYGIGGRADIIIPIVMALAYGLLFASLLTLIFLPCMFMVMFDLRLIKIPESKIEDTATIITSTGK
- a CDS encoding TonB-dependent receptor domain-containing protein gives rise to the protein MKRFLLLLFISIFSYDLFPYIEDTTNFENIEDTTNHFFDSYLIIRKNDIKSSKSKNLAEIIKEFSNINIKNKKVYSQSTFIINGKRLNDEEKKIYLFLYDKNNIDSIDIRYNIYDGNIIYNIVTSRYSQGEELIYKNILEGVSLELTNQKISYKKVETNSSKTYGKINVFNYNIKKDDNSLNFKLDTSGEEKGFSGRKSKNADLRTYLKSDVSFNLKPIDGISFTGKYFLDLQTDIGLIGQNETNNIKNQNIYQGGTLGVKFNPIDFIIIESMYFVTGKKDTLTITNNRYLMAQGNKTSITFNIPLASINSSIRLKGNYSYLSGENTYNLSVNNNSLPGLPKHQFNTSVEYVYGVNLNYEYALMFNVQYIGDDYNNTTKSDTDKAYTTFDLISSFNYKKTVSLKCGVKNILDIKYETIKGYPISSREYFADITVIF
- a CDS encoding squalene/phytoene synthase family protein, with the protein product MGTKITNKYLLDLVSRSFALTIPLLDKNKKSKVEVQYLLARIIDTIEDSMHNINDKETLITGFINILKSSSLENIKNLDNFKYIVLEKTINENDKILIENIDLVLKTFFGFDSHIKNMSISYLNEMGYGMIYYQDHSINNFEDLNDYCYYVAGTVGVYLTELVRALDNLPLDKEKAKKFGRFLQKVNIIKDVRNDFKENRIFWPKNLFNDDNIASYFQDETYKDKALEILNKMVDNAMDDFENTIKYIMEIEKKALGYRHFCLIAALMAYKTLKIMYNNYNVFSGEAIKIPKKETMDIVAKAKANYYTNKKLEDLMEIHLSEKYNKTLKEDK
- the ispF gene encoding 2-C-methyl-D-erythritol 2,4-cyclodiphosphate synthase gives rise to the protein MRIGYGYDSHIFQENRKLILAGIEIPYHLGLKGHSDADALIHALIDSIFGALALGDIGSHFPDNDEKYKDISSMELLKQTISIMKEKNYYLSNTDITIIIEKPKMRDFIDLMRENLSKILNTNIDNISIKAKTNEKMDAVGEGKAVAVHCVTLLEKI